Part of the Companilactobacillus zhachilii genome is shown below.
GCACTGCTGGTTTATTTTTCTCAGCTCTGGAGACGGCATTTTACCCAAACATTAACCATTTTCAAACAAAATAGGCCTTAGGTGTGATAATATTAATTTTAATTAATTTAAATTTGGGGTTTTAGTAATGACATTTAAATCAGGAATTGCAACATTTACAGGTAAAACATCTTACTTTATTTTAAGTAAATTTTTCAACGGTGGTTCTTCATACCCCGGTAAAATTGCTTACAAAATCGATCCAGACATTCTCAAAAGTCTTGGTAAAGATTACGACTTAATCGTTGTTACTGGTACTAATGGTAAAACTTTAACGACATCTTTGATCAATAAGATGTTAGTTCAAAAATTCGACGATGTTCTAACTAATCCAACTGGTTCTAACATGATTCAAGGAATTGTTACTAGTTTTGTGACTCATCACAAGAAAAGTAAGCGTCCTCTAGCTGTTTTGGAAGTTGATGAAGCTAATGTTCCTATCATTTGTAGCTACATCAAGCCAAAATACTTTGTTTTAACAAATATCTTCCGTGATCAAATGGATCGTTATGGTGAAATTTATACAACTTATCAAAAAATTCTTGATGGAATCAAAATGGCACCTGACGCTACAATCATTGCTAACGGCGACGCTGCTATCTTCGCTTCCAAAGACTTACCTAACAAAGTCGTTTCTTACGGTTTTTCCGATAAAGGTCACGAAAAAGAAGATTTCAAAGCTCCTACTAATACTGACGGTGTTCTTTGTCCTAAGTGTAACCACATTTTGCACTACCATATGATTTCTTACGCTAACTTGGGTAGCTATTTCTGTCCTAACTGTGGTTTCAAGCGCAGTGAACTCAAATATCAAGTCACTAATATTTCAACTTTGCTACCTAACAAAACAGAATTTGAAATCGATGGCAATAAATTTACCATGAATATTGGTGGCAAATATAACATTTACAACGCTCTAGCTGCCTATGCAATTGCTTCTGAAATGGGTATCAGCGTTGAACAAATGCAAAAAGCTTTTGCCTATGATGAAAAAGTCTTTGGTCGTCAAGAAACCATCAACGTTGATGGAAAAGACGTTAACATTATCTTAGTCAAGAACCCGGTTGGTTTGAATCAAGTCATCGAGACGGTCTTGAGTGATAAGGATCCGTACTCACTAGCCTTCTTGCTGAATGCTAATTATGCTGACGGAATTGATACTAG
Proteins encoded:
- a CDS encoding Mur ligase family protein yields the protein MTFKSGIATFTGKTSYFILSKFFNGGSSYPGKIAYKIDPDILKSLGKDYDLIVVTGTNGKTLTTSLINKMLVQKFDDVLTNPTGSNMIQGIVTSFVTHHKKSKRPLAVLEVDEANVPIICSYIKPKYFVLTNIFRDQMDRYGEIYTTYQKILDGIKMAPDATIIANGDAAIFASKDLPNKVVSYGFSDKGHEKEDFKAPTNTDGVLCPKCNHILHYHMISYANLGSYFCPNCGFKRSELKYQVTNISTLLPNKTEFEIDGNKFTMNIGGKYNIYNALAAYAIASEMGISVEQMQKAFAYDEKVFGRQETINVDGKDVNIILVKNPVGLNQVIETVLSDKDPYSLAFLLNANYADGIDTSWIWDANFEDFDYSKLPLVITGGKRVKDVTYRFKIAGLDMKKNIETVEIDDFVKEIPKVPTEKIYVLATYTAMLGLRKALMEKGYIKQK